Proteins encoded within one genomic window of Legionella sp. PC997:
- a CDS encoding D-alanine--D-alanine ligase family protein, with protein MSKLLNLVLLYGGKSGEHEISLISAASVLTHLDAEKYNIIPIAMDKEGLFHLHQYQDLLAFKEKLPVVTEHSKPLVSLFINGRLSVDADVVFPVVHGPLYEDGCLQGMLELAGVAYVGCDVLSSSIGMDKDMARRIVCVNGLKSANYKLLSWHASVSERQHFCHEVAEEFGWPLFVKPCSMGSSVGIHKAKNMAELLVAVDDALRYDEEILVESFVSGREIELSVLESSVPSGEPRVSIAGEIRVHHPDGFYSYSAKYLESGQTDLIIPASMSQNLYEQLRKAAADIFIRLKCKGMARVDFFVNDKTETIYFNEVNTLPGFTSISMYPKLWQASGLAYPDLLDELIRIAMVHQNCRQHLVTNYL; from the coding sequence ATGTCTAAGCTTCTCAATTTAGTTCTGCTTTATGGTGGAAAATCCGGAGAACATGAAATTTCATTAATTTCCGCTGCATCTGTGCTTACTCACTTGGATGCTGAAAAATATAATATTATTCCTATAGCAATGGATAAAGAGGGATTATTTCATCTTCACCAATACCAGGATTTACTTGCCTTTAAAGAAAAACTTCCTGTAGTAACCGAACACTCGAAGCCTTTGGTTAGCTTGTTTATTAATGGACGTTTATCGGTGGATGCTGATGTCGTTTTTCCGGTAGTGCATGGACCTTTATATGAAGATGGTTGCTTGCAAGGAATGCTTGAATTAGCGGGTGTTGCTTATGTGGGTTGTGATGTACTTTCTTCATCTATTGGAATGGATAAAGATATGGCCAGACGCATCGTTTGCGTTAATGGTTTAAAATCAGCAAATTATAAGCTCTTATCTTGGCATGCCTCTGTATCTGAAAGGCAACACTTTTGCCATGAAGTTGCTGAAGAATTTGGTTGGCCTTTGTTTGTTAAACCTTGCTCAATGGGTTCCAGTGTAGGCATACATAAAGCAAAAAATATGGCTGAATTGTTAGTCGCAGTGGATGATGCTTTACGCTATGACGAAGAGATCTTAGTGGAGTCCTTTGTGTCTGGACGAGAAATTGAGTTGTCTGTTCTGGAGAGTTCAGTACCTTCGGGTGAGCCACGAGTTAGCATCGCTGGTGAAATACGTGTTCATCATCCTGATGGTTTTTATTCTTATTCAGCAAAATACTTAGAAAGTGGACAAACCGATCTGATTATACCGGCTTCTATGAGTCAGAATTTATACGAGCAATTAAGGAAAGCTGCTGCAGATATTTTTATCCGTTTAAAATGCAAGGGTATGGCGCGGGTGGATTTTTTTGTTAATGATAAAACAGAAACGATCTATTTTAATGAAGTAAACACTTTGCCTGGATTTACTTCGATTAGTATGTATCCAAAATTGTGGCAGGCGAGTGGCTTAGCTTATCCTGATTTATTGGATGAGTTGATTCGTATTGCAATGGTGCATCAGAATTGCCGCCAACACTTGGTAACCAACTATTTGTGA
- the murD gene encoding UDP-N-acetylmuramoyl-L-alanine--D-glutamate ligase, whose translation MNSPLYLVAGLGKTGISVARYLRRKNKPFIAFDTRAQAPSVAEFTKEFPDVLVYTQHIPDEVLTQLSDIIASPGLPLEIPFLKKAMQIGIPIYGDIECLAREIHAPVIAITGTNGKSTVTTLVGEMAKAAGFKVAVAGNIGTPVLDMLDDEHQYDLWVLELSSFQLDLTYSLAPIAATILNVSPDHLDRHHTMEAYAQAKQRVYHQAQVALFNRGDHYTIPTSGVNHISFGVDAPEKNNWGLITQKDKIYLAKGSTCILPVESVLIKGVHNWLNALAASALADAAGISHHHIIKVLSSFTGLPHRSQWVRTLDGVDWINDSKGTNIGATISAINGIGGSMEGKIVLIAGGQGKGADFSELAQPIADYVRSIILIGEDADKIEAALANVVPISRASSLDNAVVVAKSQAKPGDVVLLSPACASLDMFRDFNHRGESFASLVNGL comes from the coding sequence ATGAATTCTCCTTTGTATTTAGTTGCAGGTTTGGGTAAAACTGGAATATCGGTAGCGCGATATTTACGTAGGAAAAATAAACCTTTTATTGCATTTGATACGCGTGCACAAGCTCCAAGTGTGGCTGAATTCACAAAAGAATTCCCCGATGTTCTTGTTTATACTCAGCATATCCCTGATGAAGTACTAACCCAACTGTCAGATATAATTGCAAGCCCCGGCTTGCCGTTGGAGATACCTTTTTTAAAAAAAGCCATGCAAATAGGTATCCCTATTTATGGTGATATTGAGTGTTTGGCTCGAGAGATTCATGCTCCAGTGATCGCAATTACTGGAACTAATGGAAAATCAACGGTGACTACTTTAGTAGGAGAAATGGCAAAGGCAGCAGGATTCAAAGTTGCTGTGGCCGGAAATATAGGGACGCCAGTTCTTGATATGCTTGATGACGAGCATCAATACGATTTGTGGGTTCTGGAATTGTCCAGCTTCCAATTGGACTTAACTTATTCTTTAGCACCAATCGCAGCTACCATTCTGAATGTATCTCCTGATCACTTAGATAGACATCATACAATGGAAGCTTATGCACAAGCGAAACAACGAGTGTATCATCAAGCACAAGTTGCTTTGTTTAATCGTGGTGATCATTATACTATTCCAACTTCAGGAGTGAATCATATTTCTTTTGGTGTTGATGCTCCTGAAAAAAACAATTGGGGTTTGATTACCCAAAAAGATAAAATTTATTTGGCAAAAGGTAGTACTTGCATTTTGCCTGTTGAGTCTGTATTAATCAAAGGAGTTCATAATTGGCTTAATGCGCTTGCTGCTTCTGCTTTAGCGGATGCTGCAGGAATTTCACATCATCATATCATCAAGGTGTTAAGTTCTTTCACGGGTTTGCCGCATCGATCCCAATGGGTGCGAACTCTCGATGGCGTAGACTGGATTAATGATTCTAAAGGGACGAATATTGGTGCAACTATATCTGCTATTAATGGAATAGGAGGTTCTATGGAAGGTAAGATTGTACTTATTGCAGGTGGGCAAGGAAAGGGCGCTGATTTTAGTGAACTGGCCCAACCTATAGCTGATTATGTAAGATCTATTATTTTAATTGGTGAAGATGCAGATAAGATTGAAGCTGCATTAGCTAATGTAGTACCTATTTCGCGCGCTTCTTCTTTGGATAATGCTGTAGTTGTGGCTAAGTCACAGGCAAAACCGGGCGATGTTGTTTTATTGTCTCCTGCATGTGCCAGTTTAGATATGTTCCGTGATTTTAATCATCGCGGTGAATCGTTTGCGTCTTTAGTAAATGGATTGTAA
- the murC gene encoding UDP-N-acetylmuramate--L-alanine ligase has translation MGNSGQFISSRMGCVEQIHFVGIGGVGMCGIAEVLHYQGYRITGSDLGEGSTVQRLKSLGIPVYMGHKAEHIKGADVVVRSSAVGMNNPEIVAAREQMIPVIPRAAMLAELMRFRHGIAVAGTHGKTTTTSLVSSLLAEGGLDPSFVIGGKLNSLGVNAQLGQSPYFVVEADESDASFLFLKPMMAIVTNIDADHMDNYENDFDKLRTTFLEFLHHLPFYGLAVVCIDDPEVRKILPAIERPTLTYGFSEEAHYRATNWTQNELISEFTVVRPVPYSELNIQFQYPGRHNVLNALAAIAIATQLGVDDASIKRALAKFQGVGRRFQMLGEKKFENGSALIVDDYGHHPQEILSTIDAFRHVWPNKRLVHVFQPHRYTRTQSLQEQFVDVLSLADELFLFDIYSAGEPEIPGVTSESLAQKIRGKDKTVTLVNEQSLKAKLNQLIKDGDVILMQGAGSIGQIAVNLMKEV, from the coding sequence GTGGGTAATTCAGGACAATTTATATCTTCAAGGATGGGCTGCGTAGAACAAATACATTTCGTAGGAATTGGTGGGGTTGGCATGTGTGGTATTGCTGAAGTATTACACTACCAAGGATATCGTATTACAGGTTCAGACCTAGGAGAAGGAAGTACGGTACAAAGATTAAAATCTTTAGGAATCCCTGTTTATATGGGACATAAAGCCGAACATATTAAAGGCGCAGATGTGGTAGTGCGTTCTTCAGCTGTTGGTATGAATAATCCTGAAATTGTAGCTGCTCGCGAGCAAATGATTCCAGTAATACCACGAGCAGCGATGCTTGCTGAACTTATGCGCTTTCGCCATGGCATTGCTGTAGCTGGAACTCATGGTAAAACTACAACCACAAGTTTGGTAAGCAGCCTCTTAGCGGAAGGTGGTTTAGATCCAAGTTTTGTAATTGGTGGAAAATTAAATAGTTTGGGAGTAAATGCTCAACTGGGCCAATCCCCCTATTTTGTAGTTGAGGCTGATGAAAGTGACGCATCTTTCTTATTCTTAAAACCCATGATGGCCATAGTAACTAATATTGATGCGGATCATATGGATAACTATGAAAATGATTTCGATAAATTAAGAACAACGTTTCTTGAATTTTTACATCATCTACCTTTTTATGGGTTAGCAGTAGTATGTATTGATGATCCGGAAGTACGTAAGATTCTTCCAGCTATTGAACGACCTACTCTAACATACGGATTTTCTGAAGAAGCACATTATCGTGCGACCAATTGGACCCAAAATGAGCTTATTAGTGAGTTCACCGTAGTACGTCCAGTACCTTATTCTGAATTAAACATTCAATTTCAGTATCCAGGCCGCCATAATGTATTAAATGCCTTAGCCGCTATTGCGATAGCGACGCAATTAGGGGTGGATGATGCTTCTATTAAACGTGCTTTAGCAAAATTTCAAGGGGTAGGCCGCCGTTTTCAAATGTTAGGTGAGAAAAAATTTGAAAATGGTTCAGCTCTTATTGTAGATGATTACGGTCATCATCCCCAGGAAATTTTATCAACCATCGATGCCTTTCGACATGTATGGCCCAATAAGCGTCTGGTACATGTCTTCCAACCACATCGTTATACGAGAACTCAATCGCTACAAGAGCAATTTGTTGATGTGTTGAGCCTTGCTGATGAATTATTCTTGTTTGATATTTATTCCGCAGGCGAGCCCGAAATCCCTGGAGTAACTAGTGAGAGTTTGGCGCAGAAAATTAGAGGTAAAGATAAAACAGTAACTCTGGTAAATGAACAATCGCTCAAAGCAAAATTGAATCAGTTAATTAAAGATGGTGATGTGATATTGATGCAGGGAGCCGGTAGTATTGGTCAAATTGCTGTAAACTTAATGAAGGAAGTGTGA
- the ftsA gene encoding cell division protein FtsA, whose product MAKKIEKDIITGLDIGTSKVIALIGEVTADGAIEIIGIGRHPSRGLKRGVVVDIEATVNSIQRAVQEAELMAGCEVRTVYAGIAGSHIRSLNSHGIVAIRDKEVSQADVERVIDAAKAVAIPADQKILHVLPQEFIIDQQGSIREPIGMSGVRLESRVHIVTGSVSAAQNIVKCVRRCGLEVNDIILEQLASSHAVLTEDEKDLGVCLIDIGGGTTDIAIFCEGAIQHTAVIPIAGDQVTNDIAMALRTPTKAAESIKLNHACALTELANSDLMLEVTSVSDRPGRKISAKTLSDVVAARYEELFTLVRNELRRSGFEDRMAAGIVLTGGAANVRGGIELAELCFEMPVRKGCAHHVSGLAEATENPSFATGVGLLLQGYQQQYVSNYKVPTMNDNTQSLWARMKEWFQGNF is encoded by the coding sequence ATGGCAAAAAAAATAGAAAAAGATATTATCACTGGATTGGATATTGGAACTTCAAAAGTAATTGCATTAATTGGAGAGGTCACAGCTGATGGTGCAATAGAAATTATCGGAATAGGTCGTCATCCCTCACGTGGTTTAAAACGTGGTGTTGTGGTTGATATAGAGGCTACTGTGAACTCTATTCAGCGAGCGGTTCAAGAAGCTGAACTTATGGCTGGATGTGAAGTGAGAACGGTTTATGCAGGAATTGCCGGTAGCCATATTCGCAGTTTAAATTCACATGGCATCGTTGCAATTCGAGATAAAGAAGTTTCCCAGGCTGATGTAGAACGTGTGATTGATGCCGCAAAAGCTGTGGCAATTCCTGCAGATCAAAAGATTCTGCACGTTTTGCCGCAGGAATTTATCATCGATCAACAAGGCAGCATCCGCGAACCCATAGGAATGTCGGGCGTACGACTTGAATCGCGAGTACATATTGTTACTGGTTCAGTAAGTGCTGCGCAAAATATAGTTAAGTGTGTGCGACGTTGTGGTTTAGAGGTAAATGATATTATTCTGGAGCAATTAGCTTCAAGCCATGCCGTTTTGACCGAAGATGAAAAAGACCTTGGTGTGTGCTTGATAGATATTGGTGGTGGAACTACCGATATTGCTATATTTTGTGAAGGGGCGATTCAACATACCGCCGTCATTCCCATTGCGGGGGATCAAGTGACGAATGATATAGCAATGGCATTACGGACACCCACAAAAGCAGCAGAATCCATTAAACTGAATCATGCGTGCGCTTTAACTGAATTAGCAAATTCAGATCTCATGTTAGAAGTTACAAGCGTTAGTGACAGGCCAGGAAGAAAGATATCAGCTAAAACTCTTTCTGATGTAGTTGCGGCGCGCTATGAAGAGTTATTTACTCTAGTACGCAATGAATTACGACGTAGTGGTTTTGAAGATAGAATGGCTGCGGGCATAGTTCTCACTGGTGGTGCTGCTAATGTTAGAGGCGGTATTGAACTTGCAGAACTTTGTTTTGAGATGCCTGTAAGAAAAGGTTGCGCTCATCATGTTTCTGGATTGGCTGAAGCAACAGAAAATCCTTCATTTGCAACAGGGGTAGGTTTGTTGTTGCAAGGATACCAACAACAGTATGTATCAAACTACAAGGTACCCACAATGAATGATAATACGCAAAGTTTATGGGCCCGTATGAAAGAATGGTTTCAGGGTAATTTTTAG
- the murB gene encoding UDP-N-acetylmuramate dehydrogenase: protein MCPTENDCSLVTEFQGSLLYNESLAEYTTWRVGGPAAKLYKPISIADLAIFLRQLPETEPLLWLGLGSNSLIRDTGFPGTVILTQGCLKEIALLDKQIVKVEAGVSCASMARFCARNNLSGGEFWAGIPGTMGGALRMNAGCHGGETWQFVVELQTMTRNGEIRIRKPQEYEVVYRHVSVPPDEWFISATFKLPTGDKETSLQVIKDLLAHRANTQPTNEYNCGSVFRNPPENFAARLIESCGLKGFNIGGAVVSQKHANFIINHQGTATAADIEALINLVQTKVREQTTIELVREVHIIGDR, encoded by the coding sequence ATGTGTCCAACTGAGAACGATTGTAGCCTTGTAACAGAATTTCAAGGCAGTTTGCTTTATAATGAGTCTTTGGCAGAATATACTACCTGGCGAGTTGGGGGACCTGCTGCGAAGCTCTATAAGCCCATAAGCATTGCTGATCTGGCTATTTTTCTTCGCCAACTTCCGGAAACAGAACCTTTATTATGGTTGGGATTAGGTTCCAATTCGTTAATTCGCGATACTGGATTTCCAGGAACAGTTATTTTGACTCAAGGATGTTTAAAAGAAATTGCACTTTTAGACAAACAAATTGTTAAAGTTGAAGCAGGGGTATCTTGTGCGAGTATGGCGCGTTTTTGTGCGCGTAATAATTTGTCTGGTGGTGAGTTTTGGGCGGGCATTCCTGGAACGATGGGTGGCGCTTTACGCATGAATGCGGGTTGCCATGGTGGCGAAACGTGGCAGTTTGTGGTGGAACTGCAAACTATGACACGAAATGGTGAAATAAGAATTCGTAAACCTCAGGAATATGAGGTGGTTTATCGACATGTTTCTGTCCCTCCCGATGAATGGTTCATTTCGGCCACATTTAAGCTGCCTACTGGTGATAAAGAAACTTCACTACAAGTCATCAAAGATTTGTTAGCTCACCGTGCAAACACGCAACCTACTAATGAATACAATTGTGGTTCAGTGTTTCGAAATCCACCAGAAAATTTTGCAGCTCGACTTATTGAGTCCTGTGGATTAAAAGGCTTCAATATCGGGGGCGCAGTAGTTTCTCAGAAACATGCTAATTTTATTATCAACCATCAAGGTACAGCGACTGCAGCTGATATTGAAGCCTTGATTAATTTAGTACAAACTAAAGTTCGTGAGCAGACAACAATTGAGTTGGTGCGCGAAGTTCATATAATCGGAGACCGTTAA
- a CDS encoding cell division protein FtsQ/DivIB, producing MNKNRDVDSSNLRYICWLLILSLSAIFLTCRLGYYFLSDAERFPITTIKVAANYEHVTHKELEGVLSKHLNNSFFTLSISALQNELNELGWIDTASVERVWPDTLKIRLVEKKPVAIWDNALMTEDGRLFNEGAVPEGLSLPKLKGPLSQQEEVLQVYEKLSKILSMYGLNPTGLHLRENQSWVLLLGNDIKIYLGKKELEERLQRFCKAYPAVFAEKIEQLSSVDLRYPRGMAVQWKQQTER from the coding sequence ATGAATAAAAATAGGGATGTTGATTCCAGTAATTTGCGATATATCTGTTGGTTGTTGATATTAAGTTTAAGTGCAATATTCTTAACTTGCCGCTTAGGGTACTATTTTCTATCCGATGCAGAGCGGTTTCCAATTACCACAATTAAAGTCGCTGCAAATTATGAACATGTGACGCATAAAGAGCTGGAAGGGGTATTATCAAAACACTTGAATAATAGTTTTTTTACTTTATCAATTAGTGCGTTACAGAACGAATTGAATGAACTGGGGTGGATCGATACTGCATCGGTTGAGCGTGTTTGGCCCGACACATTGAAAATAAGACTTGTTGAAAAAAAACCCGTTGCAATTTGGGATAATGCCCTGATGACAGAGGACGGCAGATTATTTAATGAAGGTGCGGTTCCAGAGGGTCTAAGCTTGCCAAAATTAAAAGGACCACTATCTCAACAAGAAGAAGTCTTACAAGTTTACGAAAAATTGAGTAAGATATTGTCAATGTACGGTTTAAACCCTACTGGACTGCATCTAAGAGAGAACCAATCCTGGGTATTACTTTTAGGCAATGATATAAAAATATATTTGGGAAAGAAAGAGTTAGAGGAACGATTGCAGCGTTTTTGTAAAGCATATCCAGCAGTGTTTGCTGAAAAAATTGAGCAATTGTCTAGCGTGGACTTGCGTTATCCACGTGGTATGGCGGTGCAGTGGAAACAACAAACGGAACGATAA
- the ftsW gene encoding putative lipid II flippase FtsW has protein sequence MRPRHVNQRGKPVSRPISLYDKWLISVVIGLLIIGLMMVASSSVMISTKYFHQPFHFLIRQACYLFAGLMIALIVIRTDSSVWERISMPMLLICLFMLVIVLIPGIGRSVNGSRRWLALGPIGVQVSELAKLTMIFYLSGYLVRQQNAVSNSILGFIKPMVILGVVSFLLLLEPDFGATVVISGTVMAMLFLAGVKLRYYIGLMFVVMGALAFLAVSSPYRVARLTAFLDPWADQYNSGYQLTQSLIAFGRGGWFGSGLGESIQKLLYLPEAHTDFLFAVLAEELGLVGILMVMLLYSILVIRGMTIAYNAYIQERLFASYTAYGLTFWLGLQAAINMGVNSGLLPTKGLTLPLMSYGGASMVINCVVIALLLRIDHENRWQALGLGPLSA, from the coding sequence ATGCGGCCAAGACATGTGAATCAACGAGGCAAACCTGTAAGTAGACCTATTTCGCTTTATGATAAATGGCTAATTAGTGTGGTTATCGGTTTGCTGATCATCGGGCTGATGATGGTGGCCTCAAGTTCGGTCATGATTTCTACCAAATATTTCCACCAACCATTTCATTTTCTGATTCGCCAAGCATGTTATTTATTTGCGGGTCTAATGATTGCTCTTATCGTGATTAGGACAGATAGTAGTGTTTGGGAACGAATCAGCATGCCGATGTTGCTAATTTGTTTGTTTATGTTAGTCATTGTGTTGATTCCCGGAATAGGTCGGTCAGTTAATGGCAGCCGACGGTGGTTGGCTTTAGGGCCAATAGGTGTGCAAGTGTCTGAACTTGCCAAACTTACTATGATATTTTATCTATCAGGCTATTTAGTACGGCAACAAAATGCAGTTAGTAATAGTATTTTGGGATTTATTAAACCCATGGTAATTTTGGGAGTTGTTTCCTTTTTATTATTACTTGAGCCAGATTTTGGCGCCACAGTGGTGATTTCTGGTACGGTTATGGCTATGCTATTTTTAGCGGGTGTAAAATTACGCTATTATATAGGATTGATGTTCGTAGTTATGGGAGCGCTGGCCTTTTTAGCCGTGTCGTCTCCTTATCGAGTTGCCCGTCTTACAGCGTTTTTAGATCCTTGGGCCGATCAATATAATAGTGGTTATCAGTTAACTCAATCCTTGATTGCATTTGGTCGAGGAGGATGGTTCGGCTCTGGTTTGGGAGAAAGCATCCAGAAATTATTGTATTTACCTGAAGCACACACCGACTTTTTATTCGCTGTGTTAGCAGAAGAATTGGGTCTGGTAGGCATTTTAATGGTCATGCTCCTATACAGTATACTTGTTATTAGAGGTATGACTATCGCATACAATGCTTATATACAAGAGCGATTGTTTGCTTCATACACGGCTTATGGTTTGACTTTTTGGCTGGGGCTACAAGCAGCTATAAATATGGGCGTTAACTCGGGATTATTACCAACAAAAGGGTTAACTCTGCCACTCATGAGTTATGGTGGTGCAAGTATGGTTATCAATTGTGTTGTAATTGCGTTATTATTGCGCATTGATCACGAAAATCGTTGGCAAGCTCTTGGATTAGGGCCACTGTCAGCATAA